In the Sulfurovum sp. UBA12169 genome, GCCAACCCTTCTACTCTTAATCCTATCTGGTATCCTGCCAATGCTTCTGTGCCATACCGTGCAATAACGGCCGTAAAAAGCATAAAGCTTCCAAAAGTCAACAAACGTTCAAAAGATGCAGGTATGCCTACTTTAAGCGCACGATCAAGCAAAAATCCAGAGTAATGCACCAAAGGAATAAAAGGGGTTCGGCAGCGCAGATAAATGAAAACATACACCGTCATCTCAAGAATGTTGACAATGACCGTCCCCGCTGCCGCACCCATCACGCCAAGTTCGGGAAAGCCATAGTTACCGAAAATCAAAAGATAATTAAGTATAATATTGAGCACAATGGAGACGATTTTTATCTTCATGGGGGTTTTGGTATCGCCTGCGGAGTTTAGCGCAGAAACAAAAACCAATTTTACAAAAACAAAAGGCATCATCAAAGTAAGCATCTGCACATACGATGCGCCCAGTTGCGTTACCATGGGATCGGTGCCAAACCATAGATAGATCTTTTCAGAGAGAAAATACCACAGTACACTCACCGGCAAACTCAAAAGAACCGCAAACCCAAGCAGTGTAGAGAGTCCCATTGAAGCGCGCTTGATCTGTCCCGCGCCTACAAATCGGGATAAAAGCGCACCGGTTCCCACATGCAGCAATGTCAAGACTGCAAAAACAAACATCAACGACTGAAGTCCAAGTCCAACAGCCGCTACGGCAAAAGCAGAGAGCCGGCCTACCATGATAAGATCGACAATAACTTGCAGCATATCAAGCAATGAATTGACCGCTGCAGGGATAGAGAGCCTAAGTATCTTTTGATGCCCGGGAGGGAAAAATCGTATCAAGAGGATTTCTTTCGTTTTTTGGAATTATACTCCTATTAACTGAGAAAGATAAAAATACAATCCTACAATACCCGCAGAGGACCATCCCATCATCCAAGCAGCAGCGCGCATCCTTTTTTCTTCTTGAAACATTTTTCGGACCCGGTACAGCATCACAGGATAAAGAGCCAAAACCAAAATAACCGGAATATATGCCGTCCACCCCAAACCAAACTTTTGCGCTGCAAGTTTGACCGCCACAAAAGAAGTGTAAACAAATCCATACACAATAAAAAACATAACTATTTGGAAAATAAAAAATATTATTTCAACACCGTTTTTGTTCTTTTTGTCATCATAGCGCCGCATATTCTTTAGCCGTCAACTCTAAACTGTCGGCCATTCTCCTGATGGCCATGGCTTCTCATCGCTATTGAAACTGGTATACAAAACAAGTTCTTTCGTATATTCAGACAAATTGTTTGTAAAGCGCAAAAGCTGTGCGTTGGGTTCACCCCCTATCCAGCTATAGATAAACTGGGTAATCGTAATAATAAAAAGCACCATAGAGATAAATCTAACCAAAATCAAATACAAAATCGTATAAAGTATCCTTTCAATATTTGGTTTTGGCGATCGGGTATTTTGTGAATTTTGCATTTATAAACCTTTTTTGTTTTATTGTATCAAATTTCTTCATATTTGGACAAACAAGATAACTGTAACGGCATGAGGCACCCGCAATATTCCCAGTCTGTGTTTATTGGTCTTTTGACAATAGCACTCCGAAGCTTAGCAGTTTTCTCGCATAATCTATAGACATTTGCAATTTTATAGCCTATGCATATAAATTTAACTCTAATCACTTTTTAATTGCCTTTTGTTTTTTATATTTTAATGCTTATGCTTTTTACCATAAAACCTATGCTATCATAAAAAATATGCCCCAATGTATAAAATAGTTTTTCGAAGGTATTGTATGAGACTTTTCATTGCTTCTCCTGTTGCGCTTCACGAATATGCCTCCATCAAAAAAGATTTCAGTAAAATCATTGAGGGGAAATGGGTCGAAGAAGAGAATCTGCATCTAACGTGG is a window encoding:
- a CDS encoding MATE family efflux transporter; translation: MIRFFPPGHQKILRLSIPAAVNSLLDMLQVIVDLIMVGRLSAFAVAAVGLGLQSLMFVFAVLTLLHVGTGALLSRFVGAGQIKRASMGLSTLLGFAVLLSLPVSVLWYFLSEKIYLWFGTDPMVTQLGASYVQMLTLMMPFVFVKLVFVSALNSAGDTKTPMKIKIVSIVLNIILNYLLIFGNYGFPELGVMGAAAGTVIVNILEMTVYVFIYLRCRTPFIPLVHYSGFLLDRALKVGIPASFERLLTFGSFMLFTAVIARYGTEALAGYQIGLRVEGLAFMPGIGFTIAAMALMGQGLGAKKPQQAREDVLLVLKYTVGFMFFLSFFMIFVPEKIVRLFTDDMQTIQEASLYLRIVGFSQIPLAFNFVLSGALRGAGDTKRTLRINLVSLWLVRILPAFVLSWYFESILLVYLAMISDTFVKAIWLWAVFKKGKWQQLKV